Proteins encoded by one window of Nicotiana tabacum cultivar K326 chromosome 10, ASM71507v2, whole genome shotgun sequence:
- the LOC107819013 gene encoding uncharacterized protein LOC107819013 produces MLMFRQSVRGIPISLHRIIHSSSRSFSARTKTYANNYYLRKKRKCPFSPYKTKWQETFFTHQLAVQKLVESTHKSPKKTNLLSVLIDSFAAYKCEPTPNAYFLILKTLTKNPSTWDQIPQVLDHIHKVENFETPEYIFTYLIMFYGYSNMTPLAFEVFFTMPAFRCNPSVKSLNTLIWVLCKNKYDFKIVLLVLVKSQFMNIWVEESTFKILIRALCRNGKGNNAVDLLNLMVDSGFDLDRKICSLILCTMCEYKECEGVEILDVLDKMRELGYSPKRVDLCNVIRFYVKNRKGIDALEVLSKLKMSGMVPDIVCYNLVLNGLTLEGEYESADEVFDEMLVLGLVPDIVTYNVYINGLCKQNKVDDAVRMLGCMEELGCKPEMNTYYTILEALCRRGMLSSAKEVFGNMKLKGLQLNSLIYDILVNCMIREGEVEKACDVLGEMVGRGFVPRSITFDGLVHLLCQRGLFSEAMELLPEMVVKNIVPGIRSWEALVHCLAQTPNFDGFI; encoded by the coding sequence ATGTTAATGTTTAGACAATCCGTACGAGGAATACCAATCTCACTTCACAGAATCATACACTCTTCTTCACGTTCATTTTCAGCTAGAACAAAAACCTATGCTAACAATTACTACCTTCGTAAAAAAAGAAAATGTCCATTTTCACCTTACAAAACCAAGTGGCAAGAAACATTCTTTACTCATCAATTAGCCGTGCAAAAATTAGTAGAATCAACGCATAAATCCCCTAAAAAAACTAATCTTTTATCAGTTcttattgattcttttgctgctTACAAATGTGAACCAACTCCAAATGCTTACTTTCTCATCCTCAAAACACTTACCAAGAACCCCTCCACATGGGATCAAATTCCTCAAGTTCTTGATCATATTCAtaaagttgaaaactttgagacaCCTGAATACATATTCACTTATTTGATTATGTTTTATGGGTATTCTAACATGACCCCTCTGGCATTTGAGGTGTTTTTTACTATGCCAGCTTTTAGATGCAACCCAAGTGTGAAATCTTTGAATACATTGATTTGGGTTCTTTGTAAGAACAAATATGATTTCAAGATTGTGCTTTTAGTTTTGGTTAAGAGTCAGTTTATGAATATTTGGGTTGAAGAATCAACATTCAAGATTTTGATTAGGGCACTCTGTAGAAATGGAAAGGGAAATAATGCTGTTGATTTGTTGAATTTAATGGTGGATAGTGGGTTTGATCTTGATAGAAAGATTTGTTCTTTGATACTATGTACCATGTGTGAGTATAAAGAGTGTGAGGGGGTTGAGATTTTGGATGTTTTGGATAAAATGAGGGAATTAGGATACAGTCCAAAAAGGGTGGATTTATGTAATGTGATtaggttttatgtgaaaaatcgAAAAGGGATTGATGCTTTGGAGGTGTTAAGTAAGTTGAAGATGAGTGGAATGGTGCCTGATATTGTATGTTACAATTTGGTTTTAAATGGATTGACTTTGGAAGGAGAGTATGAAAGTGCAGATgaagtgtttgatgaaatgcttgTACTAGGTTTAGTTCCTGATATTGTAACTTATAATGTGTATATTAATGGTTTGTGTAAGCAGAATAAAGTTGATGATGCAGTAAGAATGCTTGGTTGTATGGAGGAACTGGGGTGTAAACCTGAAATGAACACTTATTATACTATATTGGAGGCCTTGTGTAGGAGAGGAATGTTGTCCTCTGCAAAAGAAGTTTTTGGGAATATGAAACTAAAGGGTTTGCAACTGAATTCACTGATATATGACATTTTAGTTAACTGCATGATTAGAGAGGGTGAAGTTGAGAAAGCCTGTGATGTGCTAGGTGAAATGGTAGGCAGGGGCTTCGTTCCTCGGTCAATTACATTTGATGGATTAGTGCATCTTCTGTGCCAGAGGGGTTTGTTTTCTGAGGCGATGGAATTGCTTCCGGAAATGGTGGTCAAAAACATCGTTCCTGGAATTAGATCATGGGAAGCATTAGTTCACTGTCTTGCACAAACACCAAATTTTGATGGGTTTATTTAA